In a genomic window of Akkermansia massiliensis:
- the cas5c gene encoding type I-C CRISPR-associated protein Cas5c: protein MLNQIEFKVYGKYALFSDPLTRIGGEKCSYQIPTYEALKGIVKAVYWKPTLIWLIDEVRIMRPIRLVPKNMKLIKYHEAGADLSVYTYLQDVEYQVKAHFEWNMYRPDMSKDRIDGKHYEIARRMIDRGGRRDIALGTRECQGYVEPCRFGEGKGFYDQYGNTSFGLMFHGFNYPDETGKEELSIRFWRPVMENGMIRFVRPEACEIVKHVRPMAACPPRSSGLNDLSLGE from the coding sequence ATGCTTAATCAAATCGAATTTAAGGTCTACGGGAAATATGCGCTTTTCTCCGACCCCCTCACCCGGATAGGCGGAGAAAAATGTTCTTATCAAATCCCCACTTATGAAGCCCTGAAAGGAATTGTAAAGGCGGTCTACTGGAAACCCACCCTGATCTGGTTAATTGACGAGGTGAGAATAATGCGCCCTATCCGTCTGGTTCCCAAAAATATGAAACTGATCAAATATCATGAAGCCGGGGCGGATTTATCCGTATATACCTACCTTCAAGATGTGGAATATCAAGTCAAGGCTCATTTTGAATGGAACATGTACCGTCCGGATATGTCCAAGGACCGGATCGACGGCAAGCATTATGAAATTGCCCGTCGCATGATTGACCGCGGAGGACGTAGGGACATCGCGTTGGGAACCAGGGAATGCCAGGGATACGTGGAACCATGCCGGTTTGGAGAAGGAAAGGGATTCTATGACCAATATGGAAACACGTCTTTCGGACTCATGTTCCATGGTTTCAATTATCCGGATGAAACGGGAAAAGAGGAGCTTTCCATACGTTTTTGGCGTCCGGTCATGGAAAATGGAATGATCCGCTTCGTGCGCCCTGAAGCATGCGAAATTGTCAAGCATGTACGCCCCATGGCGGCATGCCCGCCAAGATCCAGCGGACTGAATGATCTGAGCCTGGGAGAATGA
- the cas3 gene encoding CRISPR-associated helicase Cas3' yields the protein MSTLLAPLGLSQFGALIGGMHDFGKMSADFQQYMDALSQHISPPIPKSGIDHSTAGAQFVWNYFPIPEDSEEFFIFRQIIALCIASHHNSALIDCFRGTMPGDDVFSKRMEKSGEKTHLDEILSKLTFQEKDHYYSLLKKTELATEFKNVYTLLATLFGHCPKKQAFHAGLIARFCLSSLIEADYTSASGKGSYESIPDPDWEGMLKNLNKHLEQFKADTPINQSRAAMSQECLQAAPGQVGKWNLTLPTGAGKTLSSLRFALEHARRHHLSRIIYIIPYTSILDQTANAIRKVLGNEYKDCILEHHSNLVKETLNEEGEMEPWSPKRKTWYMEATQTWNVPIVLTTSVQYLNALYASGKQHVRRMHSLANAVVIFDEVQAIPPTSLRLFEHSLDFLSGICHSSTIRCTATPPETATEDGTHAHLIETPIIPDSQAYFDQFSQFRQCEVVCELKSSNYWTVEKMRDSIMEQAFSKGPTLVIVNTKKLASKLACACRDLNTEADVFHLSTNMCPAHRKEIITNRIDKESLEKARRKGKAVVCISTGLIEAGVDVDFDVIIRSVAGLDSCTQAAGRCNRDANRPGGRVILINPAGNLERLDSLRELEIGREIAMGMICDPEEGGILGNKSVSLYFKEFYGKLTRSHNHDHLSYPFKCSGVVTNMEDALSQNSKLMTYPRQQSKYAPLRLFQAFDSAARHYHPIQVDTIAVITPYGRGEECREKLWNMNPHTDEEWEQWNEWIQKARAYSVAISNRLLGKYLNAGDIMRIQEGVDIYTTVPNKYDPFLGFLTDPGETSGALTVSRI from the coding sequence ATGTCTACCCTGCTTGCTCCCTTAGGGCTATCGCAATTTGGGGCCTTGATCGGCGGCATGCACGACTTCGGCAAAATGAGTGCAGACTTTCAGCAATACATGGATGCTCTCTCTCAACATATCAGTCCTCCAATTCCAAAAAGCGGCATAGACCATTCCACTGCTGGAGCCCAGTTTGTCTGGAATTATTTTCCCATCCCGGAGGACTCTGAAGAATTTTTTATCTTCCGGCAAATCATTGCTTTATGTATTGCCTCCCATCACAACTCTGCTCTCATTGACTGCTTCCGTGGCACGATGCCCGGAGATGACGTATTCTCCAAGCGCATGGAAAAATCCGGAGAGAAAACCCATCTTGATGAAATCCTGTCCAAATTGACGTTTCAGGAGAAAGATCATTACTACTCTCTCCTGAAAAAAACGGAACTGGCCACGGAATTCAAGAATGTTTACACCCTCCTTGCCACCCTGTTTGGCCACTGTCCAAAAAAACAAGCATTCCATGCCGGACTAATCGCACGGTTCTGCTTGAGCAGCCTTATCGAAGCGGATTACACCAGTGCTTCCGGAAAAGGAAGCTACGAAAGCATTCCGGACCCGGATTGGGAAGGAATGTTAAAAAACTTGAATAAACATCTCGAACAATTCAAGGCTGATACTCCCATCAATCAAAGCCGGGCAGCCATGTCGCAGGAGTGCCTTCAAGCTGCGCCAGGACAAGTTGGCAAGTGGAACCTTACACTTCCCACCGGTGCAGGCAAAACTCTCTCAAGCCTCAGATTTGCCTTGGAACATGCACGGCGGCACCATTTGTCACGCATCATCTACATCATTCCCTATACCTCCATTCTTGACCAAACGGCCAATGCCATCCGGAAAGTACTTGGAAATGAATATAAAGACTGCATCCTGGAGCATCATTCCAATCTGGTGAAGGAAACCCTTAACGAGGAGGGAGAAATGGAACCATGGTCACCGAAAAGAAAAACCTGGTACATGGAAGCCACTCAAACATGGAACGTTCCCATTGTACTCACTACATCCGTCCAATACTTGAATGCCTTATATGCATCCGGCAAACAGCATGTGCGGCGCATGCACTCCCTGGCAAATGCCGTTGTTATTTTTGACGAAGTGCAAGCTATTCCCCCAACCTCACTACGGCTTTTTGAACATTCGCTGGATTTTCTCTCCGGCATCTGCCACAGCAGCACCATCCGCTGTACGGCTACTCCTCCGGAAACTGCCACGGAAGACGGAACGCATGCTCATCTCATCGAAACACCTATTATTCCGGACAGCCAAGCTTATTTCGATCAATTTAGCCAATTCCGTCAATGCGAGGTTGTCTGTGAACTAAAATCCTCCAATTACTGGACCGTAGAAAAAATGAGGGACTCCATCATGGAGCAAGCTTTCTCCAAAGGCCCCACCCTCGTCATCGTAAACACCAAAAAACTGGCCTCTAAACTGGCCTGCGCCTGCCGGGACCTGAATACAGAGGCGGACGTTTTCCACCTCAGCACCAACATGTGCCCTGCCCACAGGAAAGAAATCATCACGAACCGTATTGACAAAGAATCCCTGGAAAAGGCCAGAAGGAAGGGAAAAGCCGTTGTGTGCATCAGTACCGGCCTCATTGAAGCCGGAGTGGACGTAGATTTTGACGTAATCATACGGAGCGTGGCCGGCCTGGATTCCTGCACTCAAGCGGCAGGCCGATGCAACAGGGACGCCAACCGTCCCGGGGGAAGAGTTATCCTGATTAATCCCGCAGGCAATCTGGAAAGACTGGATTCTCTCCGGGAACTTGAAATCGGAAGAGAAATTGCTATGGGAATGATTTGTGATCCTGAAGAAGGAGGAATTCTGGGAAACAAATCCGTTTCGCTCTATTTTAAGGAATTCTACGGCAAGCTCACCCGCTCTCATAATCATGATCATCTGTCTTACCCGTTTAAATGCTCCGGCGTCGTCACCAACATGGAGGATGCGCTATCTCAAAATTCCAAACTGATGACATATCCCCGTCAGCAGTCCAAATATGCTCCCCTTCGTCTTTTCCAGGCCTTTGACTCGGCAGCACGCCACTATCATCCGATCCAGGTTGATACAATAGCTGTTATCACCCCTTATGGAAGAGGGGAAGAATGCAGGGAAAAACTCTGGAACATGAATCCTCATACGGATGAAGAATGGGAACAATGGAATGAATGGATCCAAAAAGCCAGAGCCTATTCCGTCGCGATTTCCAACCGACTTCTTGGAAAATACTTGAATGCGGGAGACATCATGCGTATACAGGAAGGAGTGGATATTTATACAACAGTACCTAATAAATATGATCCATTTCTGGGCTTTCTCACAGACCCCGGAGAGACTTCCGGTGCGCTGACCGTTTCCCGGATTTAA
- the cas4 gene encoding CRISPR-associated protein Cas4, translating into MPSSFFSVPLAALQHYLYCPRQCALIHLECVWADNQFTAEGNVFHERADSGMTENRGRKRILRSLHISSLQWGIHGIADVVEAVYAEKGGIPVSMTPVEYKVGKPKPHRADEVQVCAQALCLEEMFGLEIPSGFLFYGKPQKRMEVVFDEELRTLTAGVIRNAREVLTGGVTPLPMYSKACKSCSLVNDCLPDVCREHRQTMKARVDDVFEDSLGASEADDL; encoded by the coding sequence ATGCCTTCTTCCTTTTTTTCAGTGCCCCTGGCGGCATTACAGCATTACTTGTATTGTCCCAGGCAATGCGCGCTGATTCATCTGGAATGCGTGTGGGCTGATAATCAATTTACGGCGGAGGGGAATGTATTTCATGAACGGGCGGATTCCGGCATGACGGAAAACCGCGGGCGAAAGAGGATCCTGCGTTCTCTTCATATTTCTTCCCTCCAATGGGGAATTCACGGCATTGCGGATGTCGTGGAGGCTGTTTATGCTGAGAAAGGCGGCATTCCCGTATCCATGACGCCCGTGGAGTACAAGGTGGGCAAGCCCAAACCGCACCGTGCGGATGAAGTGCAGGTGTGCGCCCAGGCCTTGTGCCTGGAAGAAATGTTTGGGTTGGAGATTCCCTCCGGTTTTCTGTTTTATGGAAAGCCCCAGAAAAGGATGGAGGTGGTATTTGATGAAGAGCTGCGTACTCTGACAGCCGGGGTTATCAGGAATGCCAGGGAGGTGTTAACCGGGGGAGTGACGCCGTTGCCCATGTATTCCAAAGCCTGCAAGTCCTGTTCCCTGGTCAATGATTGTCTTCCTGACGTTTGCCGGGAGCACAGGCAGACCATGAAGGCCCGGGTGGATGATGTGTTTGAAGATAGTCTTGGTGCAAGTGAAGCTGATGATTTATGA
- the cas1c gene encoding type I-C CRISPR-associated endonuclease Cas1c: MKKHLNTLFVTLEGCWLSKDGDTVKVNSEGTCLLRVPLHNLEGIVTLGWDIGVSPYLMGACAERGITLSFCNPYGKFLAGVQGFMKGNILLRREQYRWADDEARWVGVAREMIGAKIANCRSLLLRAQRTYGKDLSEAVDRLAAFCRMARGCSSGDMLRGIEGSAAETYFSCVSHCQRTEEPELVFEGRNRRPPKDCFNALLSFLYSLLCHDARSALESAGIDAAAGFLHRDRPGRPGMALDLMEEFRAPLADRLALTLINRKQISADDFDKEESGAVFLKEDSRKKVLNAWQERKKTVLVHPFLQEKTTQGLLIHIQALLLARHLRGDLDCYPPFIGK; encoded by the coding sequence ATGAAGAAACATTTAAATACCTTGTTTGTGACGCTGGAGGGATGCTGGCTGTCCAAGGATGGCGATACCGTGAAAGTCAATTCGGAAGGAACATGTTTGCTGCGGGTTCCCCTCCATAATTTGGAGGGTATTGTGACGCTGGGATGGGACATAGGAGTTTCCCCTTATTTGATGGGGGCCTGTGCGGAGCGCGGCATCACGCTTTCCTTCTGCAATCCTTACGGTAAATTCTTGGCTGGCGTCCAGGGCTTCATGAAGGGAAATATCCTGCTGCGCCGGGAGCAATACCGCTGGGCTGATGATGAGGCAAGATGGGTTGGCGTTGCCCGGGAAATGATAGGAGCCAAAATTGCCAATTGCCGCAGTTTGCTTTTAAGAGCGCAGAGAACTTACGGGAAAGATTTGTCGGAAGCGGTGGACCGTCTGGCTGCTTTTTGCCGCATGGCCCGCGGGTGCAGTTCCGGCGATATGCTGCGGGGCATTGAAGGTTCCGCTGCGGAAACATATTTTTCCTGCGTGTCCCATTGCCAGAGGACGGAAGAGCCGGAGTTAGTGTTTGAAGGCCGCAACAGGCGTCCTCCCAAGGATTGTTTTAACGCCCTTCTATCTTTTCTATATAGTCTGTTGTGCCATGATGCCAGGTCCGCTCTTGAAAGCGCCGGCATTGATGCGGCCGCCGGTTTTCTGCATCGCGACCGTCCGGGGCGTCCCGGAATGGCCTTGGACCTGATGGAAGAATTCCGGGCGCCGCTGGCTGATCGCCTGGCTCTTACGCTAATCAACCGCAAGCAAATTTCCGCAGATGATTTCGACAAGGAGGAATCCGGAGCCGTCTTTTTGAAGGAAGATTCCCGTAAGAAAGTATTGAATGCCTGGCAGGAGCGCAAGAAGACCGTTTTGGTGCACCCCTTCCTTCAGGAAAAGACGACACAGGGATTGCTGATTCACATCCAGGCCCTTTTGCTAGCACGTCATTTGCGCGGAGACCTGGACTGCTATCCTCCGTTTATTGGCAAGTAA